TAACATCTTTTTCATGCTTAACTTAGTCATCTTTTAGTCCTAGCTATCTATTATGTACATtacctggttaaaaaaaaaaaaaaaaaaaagtgtactcATCCTGTTTCATAAAATTCTGCTTGCAGACTTCGTGCACAAAGGACGATATGCTAATAAAAGTTCCCTAATAGTGGAAAGGTTACAAGGTCACTCAGCAATGAATGTCATGTACAAATTTaagaatctgaaaataaatcattaacaGAAGTCACCAAAACAATTCCAGATTCCTTTCTGCCTCATCTTCCTGTCAGCTTAAGACAAAGGTGAATCCAAAGTGAGATCTCTTGGGATCTATCACAATAAAAGGCATTTTATCAATTCCTTAGGTAATCTAGAGGCAGAAGAGATTGGAGGCAATGTTTCTCTAAGTCTGCAAGAGATTGTCCTGCTGGGGACTGTTTGTCTTCAGACAGTCTTGATTACAAGCAAGATTAATGCAATGTTGGCCTCAACTGCCAGAGGAGACTGATTTCCCGACTCCAGAACTGTCTttgctcagttttgttttccaaccCCACTTCTAAAACACCCCACACCACCCCAAATGGTGCCCAGAAGTATCTGTAAAAACTTCTCTTTACTCTTTCCTGATGTTTCCCATTTCATAGGCACATCATCTAGATAGGTGAGATGAGATGATGAGGtattctgcaaaaaaaacatCGCTGTCAACAGAAGTGCTGAGACTCGAGCAAAGATGTGATTCAGGATTTCCTAGCACTACATCAAATAACAGATAGGAGTGGCCAACCAATGATTCACCATGCCCTCCATGGTCAGTCCCTCATGTGTCTTCATAAGGACATAAGGATCACCACTACATTCTCACAGAACATTTTACATGCTCAAGAAATGACTGGGGAGGTGAGATGAGCAGAGTAGGCATCTGTTTTCACAACGAGGAATCTTTCAACAAAGAGAAATCACTtagcaaatacaaaatatgcTCTTAAATTAAGCACTAGAATAGTGTGGCATATGGAATTATATTCTGATTCAACAGTTATTAAGCATATGAGTAATCTCTCTGCAGTGAATAATAAAGCAATAGAGATTAAATCATCAATGGTCAGTCAATGCATTCAGAGAATTAAGGTAATTGTGAAGCAATATGTTTTTCTGGATTGGTCTTGGATAGCAAGACCCTCACTTGTATGACTAGCTTACCCCATTTGCAAATATACGTCTAAAGAACAGCAATGTATAACATGGTATAACTTTCATATTCTTTTGATCCACCATTTTGATTTACTAATAACTGAACAGTTAACCTTGAAATTCTTTTTATCAGTAATAACTCAGATTTTGAGTACAATATCAAGCTAAGAAAGATTGCCTGAAACATTCTCAGTCTGTTTTTATATCTTTTGTAATGTCCAAAACTGgaagaaactttaaaatcaTCTAGCCATTCAGTGTCTTACAGATGctttaaaagaagcagaaacacCTGCTTATATCCTCTGTGATCCTagtaaatgcatttaaatgtatttaaggATATCTAGGACTCTGTGCAATGCTAACAATTTATCAGAAAATTTGTCAAAGAATATGGAGCACTTGTGAATTGTCTTATGTGAAGATTTTGATTTGCTATTGTCCTGATCATTGCACTCCAAAGCTCTCCTCATATAAAACCAAAAAGTGGGCAATAGATACCTGTTGAATAGGTGGATGAAATGTCAGTTCTAGGAGGAGACATAGGGCATGTTATTTACTTTCTGACTCCATaccttttattaaaacagaaactgaTAAATGTTCTGTACCCATAAAATGTCTGTGAGAGGGCATGTAGATGCATGGGCCTTGTTACAGATTAGGGAACACTGAATCAGGAGAAACCCTTTCAGGCATATTTCAGGAACACTATTAGGACAATAAACACAATCACACTTTCACTAACTTTGCAAAGTCATAGTAAATCAGCTATTCTCTAATTGATTTATATTAGTAGAAGCCCATCTTTACCTACACTGAGCTTTCTCAGtcctttctctcttcaatatttctAGTTTTACTGGGAATATTTCTGTCCTAGAACAGGTTCCTTCAagtgaaaaagattaaaatctaCAAATGCCTAACTTTAGTGTTTCAGGAAGaatttagtttttgtttgtttgtttgtttgttttaaagttcaTATATTTCAGTCATGGTTAGATGCTATAGGAACGTGTTAATGTTCAACTTCCTTTTCAGAAGTGATTCAATGTCTAGGAGCACTATCACCTTTAGAAGagtttatttaatgtttataCAAGCACACAAAcatctatatattttttgagCATGTGGGAATTTTTATGAGTCAGTTTTATGCTactcaaaattttcaaaagtatcAGCATCATGAATTAGTGTATTGCAGATTTATAAGAATTTTGCAAGGAAATTCTGAGTTTCACTAAATGATACCTATTATTTAGTATGGACAAAAAGATGTTTGTCCTTTTCATGACTTGAGggattaaaggggaaaaaaaaaagacaaaaataaaacacaaaaaacaaaaaacagtgcttAGATGCTGGCAAACTAGTGCTGGAGAGCTTATCTCATACAACCCAATCAATTCATAGGAGTGATTCTCTGGATAACAGTCATCTTTTCTGTTACTTGGCAGAACAACAAAAGAATGGGATAGACCTGTGTACTTTTATACTTGATCCgtagagagagagatggaactTATTATGGAACTAAATAGATGAGCACtgaacgaaaaaaaaaaaaacaaattttactaCCCATCTAGTAATTATCTTGTAATCTAAAAGGAGTTATTCCCTCCtccaaaaataacttcaaaaggTCACCAAGATATacagcacaggagcagagcataatcatagaatggttctCTCCCATTCTTTGCTTCAATGGAGCTCTAATGTGCTTCAAGTCAAGCCCTGGACTGGTCAGCGCTGAGGCTGAAGTTTCATGCTGTTTCAGCGCACATCTGGTCGTTGGCAACTTCTCCATGTATGTCCAAAAGAATGCAAATTACTGCCAGCTGTGATATGCACTCTTGTCTGTTTGAAACAAGAGGGTGGCATCAGCTGTCCTGTGTAGTCATCAATATGCCATCGTAAACTAGTGGATTGATGTTGATGCAGATCAGCCCCAAACAAGATATGGATGATTTCACATTCCAGTGCCTTTCCATACTGTCTGTACACACAAGACAGTTATGTCCTAAATTAGCAAATCCAATTTCTTGCTGTCTTGGGGACATCACTCTGTTTAGCCCCTTTCACAATTAATTGTCTCTTATTTGAAATAACTCCTTGATCTAAAATTGTGCAATTGCTCTTTCTCAGCCCTCAAAGCACAGTCGCTTGATTTTGCTActtaacagatgaaaaaaaaaaaggtctcttTTGAAGAATGtcacagagaaagcagacaggAAACATGTTTGTAGAATTAACTCCATGATCCAGTCCATGCCTATCAGACACTGCAACCCTCCTGCAATTACATTGTCATAAATCTGATGGGAGCCAAAAGcttccataaaaaaataaaaagagaaatgagacaCACAAACCAGACTCCTCTGTCGAGTTGTGTCCGCAGACTCTAAACTGTTTGGAAGCAAAAGCACAGGATGAGACACAGCCACCACTTATCATAGTGAGATCAGAGATCCTCGGTGGGGTCACTGGTCCAATTTCTAaaattctgctctctgctttgtgAACTTGTATCAGCAGTGTTTTCTCTATTCTGCTCTGAACTTGACATGTAAATTTTCAActagtgttttctttctatttttttccagaagccGTACTGCATCAGAGACATCACCTAATTTTATCAAGTGCCTATAGGTCAGGGATCTGGCACGTGTCATTTCATCTCTGAGAGGATATTTCCAGTAAATGGGGTTTTCAGTTTATGCTTAAGAATGGATGTTGAGATGACTCAAAAACTTCATGGTAAATTGCaactgaactttaaaaatttaatttggcAAGGATTCTGCATGTTCAGTGTTTTATAGTATGAAAATCAGTAGCTGTCTGAAGAGGTGATCAGAAATTCTTCAGTAAGGAAAGGTCAAGGAATATAGCTAAAGCTACTTTTGTAAATACATTGGAACATAACTAGTCTCAGACAGAGCTGGTaagttttgtcttctgtatgAAACTAGAACTGGAGCAATATTTGTTGTGCATATTGGCAGTAATAAACAGGTTTTTCTATGAAAAGAATTAGCTCTGTTCACTTCAGGACAGGAGGTCAGGATATCTAGAGGATGATCGGAGTTTTGCATAGCTCACCCTGTGTGATTCTGGTCATATCCTTTAATCACCGCCTCTCACCATTAAAAAGTATTATATGCAAAACTGTTGTAAAGTTTAATTCATTGCTtgtaaatgctttgaaataagcaaaaatacatttttttaggttttttttAGAAATCAACTTTTCCTcccagtattttaaattaaaaccaaaggTATAAAAGGCCACTACAATGAGCAATTATAATCTTTTGCTTATCAAACACTTGTTGATCCCTGAATCCTACAATTGAATTTGAAGTTTGATCATATGCAATGTGTTTTGGTCCTAGTTCAATTAAATGCGCATGAGCCCATTTTAGCATGAATTCTATAATGATTGCCCATGTGCTTAAAGCAAGCATTTTCTCACTTTGTGGATTGAAGTCAAATTACtgggaaaacactgaattttaaatctGTAATCACATTATTTGTAAGAGAAATTCATAGTGCTCATAAGTGGTGGAAAATCTGCTATATCATCTGATGACCACTCATTgtactacaaaaatatttaattcctgtTAACATAAGTAAGCAAAACAATTTCCTAATAATATCCAGTTTAGTTTCTACTTCTAACCTCTGGAAGGTGGTCTCATATGGCACATTCCAATGAGGACTTCATGTAAGATCATCAGCCATGGTCTGTCTCCTCACAGGGCAGAGGAGGGGCCAAGCCTTCATTCACACTCCCAACTATATCAGCTTGAAGAATTAAAGATAATGCTCTTCcatttaaagtattatttttatacaagtcaacatatttatcttttaaaagagagaaagagagagggagagagagagagagagagattgtaacatctgtctttatttcacatTCTGAAGCCTCTAGAGAGCTtgcaaaacattcatttcagaCATTGCTTAAACTGGTATCTGACAGCCAAACTGGTTATGCACCAAACAACCTGTGTTTTTAATTCCCCTAATCTGGGggacataaaaaatattttgatatccAGTGCAGATTtcgggaagaaaaaaatacagtacattTAAGCTTCCCTTTCTACATTGTTTACTAAATATAGTATAAGAAAAGCAATAATATGCTGTGGAAAGTTCTACTATAATGTAACGTGCATTTATAAACTGGGAGCAAAAAATCACTCATCTAAAATGATTTCTCTCAAGGAGTAAGCAATTTTGGCCTCCTGGGTACACACTGTAGGCCAAGTTGTCTCTTCAAACAGTCCACCAAACTCTGTAAGGAAAGGGAGCAGGCTTGAACTCTGCTCTTTGTAGGCATGTCAGAATAGGTGTCTTCACCTATTCTAGATCCAGCACACTGTGAAAGCCCTTGTGAATGCAATGAAATTCACCAGACtcaataaaactgtaaatgaaaaaaatattattaaagaacaaaataacaCAGCTTTCTTTCTCCATAGGACTACTGTTTTAAATCCACAGTCTGTGACCAGACAAATGCAGTTTTACAGTCTTATCAGCAAGTCTTCAGTGTACTAGAACCCATAGTGTCTGCAGTGAAACTATGTAAACGCTGTAAGTGGTTGTTCTTCTAGCAATCACATACATCCCTCTAGAAGGTAAAATGTTGtatgctaaaaataaagcagcaaaaaacagtaaataaatgcaaaataatttgacTTTACAATAAAGAATAATCGTAGTTTATAATAACTAATGCTTGCAAGCTCATGTTTGTAACAATATTTGCAAGTGGAAAGGTATGGAGCTGGAAGATTGCAGTTAAGAGATCAGTAGTGGTGCTGCATGAGGGATGCTGAACTCTGTAGAGAGATGCATTCTGCTAGTCATCAAAAGCctgcaaagtaaaatattaaacattttgcCTGTTCTAGAAAGCTGCTGAATCCTTGTCCCACCCAGAGGAAAGGTGAGGACTCTCTGCTGAAGCATAGGAGTCAGGGGTCCTGCAACTGGTAGTTGCCCAACACTTTTAGGAATAAAAGGCTTATTTCTAAGCAAGGAGAAGGACTGTTCTTCTACTTATGgaaattcttttccctttatttgAACATGAAATACTTATCAGAAAACTCATATAATAAAACCTAAAACAGTCCCTATCTGTCTGTGCTATTTCTAAATCCTGAACTTCTTACATTGGTGCAATTAGGCTCTACTAAACGAGGGGTTAGCTTGACATAATATGTGTATAACAATCAAGTTAACCTCAAGTAAATATTCCATCTGTATCTTAATATTCTAGCTAATTGTACAATCCCAGTATTCAGCTATAGATGTCTAAAATCTTGTGTTAGTGAAATACAACATTTCAGTGAATAACTTGCCAGGAAGAATTGAACTATGGTACAATCTGAGAAATACAATTTGAAATAAGGAAATGAGCAATCCCATAGCAAAACAGgtaacttaattaaaaaaaaaaatgttgtcattCATGCAATGCTTATCTTGATAACCAGaactagaaaatgaaacatcaggATTTCTGCTGTCATACAACGTTActggtttttaaaatgttaaaataactACATGTTTTGCggactgcagacagaaaaatctttataatTGTTACCAAGCATTTACTATGCCGTTCAAAACTTTTTACATGAAGCATAGTATATCTCACCATCTTTCCCATACTGTGGGGAATTTCATACAAACAGCCCTAATATGGAGTGTTTTAAGGTCCTTTACAGTCACCAGAACAGGATACCTATTACCACGGACTGGACTGTGATGTTAAATCTCCTATGAGGTCTTTGTATAAAGTTTCTTAGAAGCTGTTCTGAGGTTACAGCAAGAATTTGGTTAAATGGAGGTTTTCAGTGAAAGTTTAATATCCTTGGAAAAATGCATAGAGCCagaacatgttttttgtttgtttgcttgttttgtttgtttgtttgtttgtttttgaaggaatAGAATAGTGAATTTTGCAGAAATCTGTATATGAGTAATTCCTAACATTatatttctcaaagaaaatatcttttttattttatttatttatttatttttaatgcggcagcattttctttcctctaaagTAAAAGATACAATGGTTATAATACAGTGATAGAAATATGTAAGCATGTTGCAAGGCAGTAAATCAGAGCAGGCAACACAAAGACAAGTGATTCCTTGGACAGTGGGACATAGTGCTCTAAAAAATCAGCACTACCCGCCTCCTGGCAATGTACGTCCCCTCTGCAACGTGTCACAGCAGCTGGAGACTTCTTAGTGATTTTCAGCATGCACAGAAAATTGAGACATTCGCGGTTCCTCCTAAAATGTCCATGTGCATTTGCAACAAGGACCTGGCTCAAGAGTCAGGGAACGCTTTTATGATGGTTTCATAGGCAGGAGGAGGGGTTTGTGTGGAGTGGCAGATGCGGAGGCTGTTGTTAGACCAGTGGAATTCGGGTCGACTTAAGCTGTTGGTGGTGCTTCCCACAAAGGTTGTGGTCGTGTTGGTGGGAGTGAGGGTGATCAGCTGACTGTTCGTCTCcacagggaggggagggcacTGCAAAAAAGGGTGGAAGGTGGACCCACGGAAGCTTGACTTCCTGGGGAAAGAGTTGGCTTGCTCCAAGGAGGCTTGCCGCTGGAAGGTGAGGCTGGCCAGGCTGAGGTTGCTCCGACGTTCACAGCTGCTGTTACGGTAAAATCCAGTCCTGCCAGTAGTTTGGCTGTGGGAGGCAGGTCTGGACCGACGGCTGAAAGCTGAGGAGCTCCCCTGGGAAATGTGGGCACTAGCTCTGCGACGGGACAAGCAAGTGAACAAGGCCCAGATGACCCCTCCAATCACCAGACCGATCACCATGGACACTGTGAAGGCTATTGTTATCTgttctgaaatacagcaaaaatacaCAGCAGAGTTAATTCATCAGTCCTGAAGAATATCCCTGCTTGAAGATGATTTGAACATGGCAGCCTCCTTAAAAGATGAGCACACTCTAAGATTTTTGTGTGTAAGACATGAGTCTTACAGCATAAACACAGCAATTCATACTGTTATAGTAtgataaaatcatagaatgtcttggg
The Cygnus olor isolate bCygOlo1 chromosome 3, bCygOlo1.pri.v2, whole genome shotgun sequence genome window above contains:
- the MYCT1 gene encoding myc target protein 1, which translates into the protein MDKNSTYSLTTWPPKFWEQITIAFTVSMVIGLVIGGVIWALFTCLSRRRASAHISQGSSSAFSRRSRPASHSQTTGRTGFYRNSSCERRSNLSLASLTFQRQASLEQANSFPRKSSFRGSTFHPFLQCPPLPVETNSQLITLTPTNTTTTFVGSTTNSLSRPEFHWSNNSLRICHSTQTPPPAYETIIKAFPDS